The Candidatus Polarisedimenticolia bacterium genome window below encodes:
- a CDS encoding SDR family oxidoreductase, giving the protein MTGPSTRYLVTGGAGFIGSSIVEALLRRGDSVVVLDDFSTGRRSNLEGALSARAAGAPAPEIIEGDIRDVPTVRRAVRGVTHVMHQAALPSVQRSVEDPLSSHDVNATGTLNLLVAARDAGVRRFVYASSSSVYGDSPELPKVESMPTAPLSPYAVSKLAGENYCRIFHGLYGLEAIALRYFNVFGPRQDPTSQYAAVVPNFLSAVTSGKPPIVFGDGLQSRDFTFIENVVEANLKACLASGLASGRAYNVACGERVTLLQLLQILERLTGSAVRPVHDRPRPGDVRDSLADIQEARRHLGFEPHVSLEEGLRRTLAAFRP; this is encoded by the coding sequence GTGACAGGCCCGTCCACCCGCTACCTGGTGACCGGCGGGGCCGGCTTCATCGGTTCGAGCATCGTGGAAGCGCTTCTCCGGCGGGGCGACAGCGTCGTTGTCCTGGATGACTTTTCGACCGGCCGGCGGAGCAACCTCGAAGGCGCGTTGAGCGCGCGGGCTGCAGGGGCGCCCGCTCCGGAAATCATCGAGGGCGACATCCGGGACGTCCCGACGGTGCGCCGGGCGGTGCGCGGCGTGACCCACGTGATGCACCAGGCGGCCCTGCCCTCCGTGCAGCGATCCGTCGAAGACCCGCTGTCCAGCCACGACGTGAACGCCACCGGTACGCTCAACCTCCTGGTCGCGGCCCGCGATGCGGGCGTCAGGCGTTTTGTGTACGCCTCGTCCTCGTCGGTCTACGGGGACTCGCCGGAGCTGCCGAAGGTCGAGTCGATGCCGACCGCGCCCTTGTCGCCGTATGCGGTCAGCAAGCTTGCCGGAGAGAATTATTGCCGTATCTTCCACGGGCTGTACGGCCTGGAGGCAATCGCCTTGCGTTACTTCAACGTCTTCGGGCCCCGGCAGGACCCGACGTCCCAGTACGCGGCGGTGGTGCCGAATTTCCTCAGCGCCGTGACCTCGGGCAAGCCGCCGATCGTGTTCGGCGACGGACTGCAGTCCCGCGATTTCACTTTCATCGAGAACGTCGTCGAGGCCAATCTGAAGGCGTGTCTGGCGTCCGGTTTGGCTTCCGGCCGGGCCTACAACGTCGCCTGCGGCGAGAGAGTCACCCTCCTGCAGCTCCTGCAAATCCTGGAACGCCTGACGGGGTCCGCCGTCCGGCCGGTCCACGATCGGCCGCGGCCGGGTGACGTGCGGGACTCGCTGGCAGACATTCAGGAAGCCCGACGGCACCTGGGGTTTGAGCCGCATGTATCCTTGGAGGAAGGACTGCGCCGCACCCTTGCCGCGTTCAGGCCATGA
- a CDS encoding sugar phosphate nucleotidyltransferase: MNRGRKSPGRTVSPRSGASSGTGSSTEVRAFAVILAGGGGTRLWPLASLRSPKPFLPLDKGVSLFRRTYDRIVPVVGPSRVVVVTGVAQVGWVRRQVPRIPRGQILVEETSRDTAASIALAAHWLRRKHGDAIMIVLPADHAIHPVSAFRATVRRGIHIVRRSAGLITIGVPARSPQTGFGYILAAGTGTGKGAHEVQAFIEKPGARQAARMVRSGRYLWNSGIFLWKASTILGELARHRPDIATPLEKWTRRVPGGEWRIPASVLRSLPRVPIDRAVLERSNNVLVLRAPFAWSDVGNWDALGGLLPADNRGNSAIGRILALDAERCLGVNENGLTVFVGVKDIVAVHSKGVLLVCHRDAAQRVREVVHDLRRPLGACR; this comes from the coding sequence ATGAATCGGGGAAGAAAATCACCTGGAAGGACGGTATCACCGCGATCGGGTGCATCGTCTGGTACCGGTTCTTCGACTGAGGTCCGCGCTTTCGCCGTGATCCTCGCCGGGGGAGGGGGAACGCGCCTCTGGCCGTTGGCGAGCCTTCGTTCACCGAAGCCATTCCTGCCCCTCGACAAGGGCGTGAGCCTGTTCCGCCGAACGTACGACAGGATCGTGCCTGTGGTCGGGCCCTCCCGCGTCGTCGTGGTGACCGGCGTCGCCCAGGTTGGCTGGGTACGACGGCAGGTCCCCAGGATCCCAAGGGGGCAGATCCTGGTTGAAGAAACCAGCCGGGACACGGCGGCCTCCATCGCGCTGGCGGCCCACTGGCTGCGCCGGAAGCATGGCGATGCGATCATGATCGTGCTGCCGGCCGATCACGCTATCCATCCCGTCTCCGCCTTTCGCGCGACGGTGAGGCGGGGGATCCACATCGTGAGGCGGTCCGCCGGGCTCATAACGATCGGTGTGCCGGCGAGGTCGCCGCAGACCGGTTTCGGTTACATCCTCGCGGCCGGGACCGGCACAGGGAAGGGCGCACATGAAGTGCAGGCCTTCATCGAAAAACCAGGGGCGCGACAGGCGGCCCGAATGGTGCGCTCGGGGCGCTACCTGTGGAACAGCGGCATATTCCTCTGGAAGGCCTCGACGATTCTGGGAGAGCTCGCCCGCCACAGGCCGGACATCGCGACCCCGCTCGAGAAATGGACGCGCCGCGTGCCTGGGGGCGAGTGGAGAATACCGGCATCCGTGCTCAGGAGCCTTCCGCGCGTTCCGATCGATCGGGCCGTCCTCGAGCGCTCCAATAATGTGCTGGTCCTGCGCGCCCCGTTCGCCTGGTCGGACGTGGGCAACTGGGATGCGCTGGGGGGGCTGCTCCCGGCGGACAACAGGGGCAATTCCGCGATCGGGAGGATTCTGGCGCTGGACGCCGAACGGTGCCTGGGAGTCAACGAGAACGGCCTGACGGTGTTCGTTGGCGTGAAGGACATCGTGGCCGTGCACTCGAAAGGTGTGCTCCTGGTTTGTCACCGGGACGCTGCCCAGAGAGTGCGCGAAGTGGTGCATGATCTGCGAAGGCCTCTGGGGGCCTGCCGTTAA
- a CDS encoding glycosyltransferase family 2 protein: MKLSVIIPVFNEAATIRTILERVGDIAFDKEIIVVDDASTDGTQEILRGLRAPGTTVLYHDRNRGKGAALRTGFAKVAGDIVLVQDADLEYDPAEYPRLLKPILEGQADVVYGSRFGGGEMHRVLLFWHYAGNRFLTTLSNMFTNLNLSDMETCYKVFRADLLRRLHLRSNRFGFEPEFTAKVARLGCRVYEVPVSYHGRGYESGKKITWKDGITAIGCIVWYRFFD; encoded by the coding sequence ATGAAGCTCTCCGTAATCATCCCCGTATTCAACGAAGCGGCCACGATTCGCACCATCCTCGAAAGAGTCGGGGACATCGCGTTCGACAAGGAGATCATCGTCGTGGATGACGCGTCCACGGACGGGACGCAGGAAATTCTGCGCGGCCTGCGCGCCCCCGGAACCACCGTCCTCTACCACGACAGGAACCGAGGCAAGGGGGCCGCCCTGCGGACGGGCTTTGCGAAGGTCGCGGGGGACATCGTCCTTGTCCAGGATGCCGACCTGGAGTACGACCCGGCGGAGTATCCACGACTGCTGAAGCCAATCCTGGAGGGCCAGGCGGACGTGGTCTACGGATCCCGTTTCGGCGGCGGCGAGATGCACCGCGTGCTCTTATTCTGGCACTATGCGGGCAACCGTTTCCTGACCACGCTGTCAAACATGTTCACGAATCTGAACCTGTCCGACATGGAAACTTGCTACAAGGTGTTCCGGGCAGACTTGCTGCGGAGGCTCCACCTGAGATCGAACCGCTTCGGGTTCGAGCCGGAGTTCACTGCCAAGGTCGCGCGCCTGGGCTGCCGCGTCTACGAAGTGCCGGTGTCGTATCACGGACGGGGCTATGAATCGGGGAAGAAAATCACCTGGAAGGACGGTATCACCGCGATCGGGTGCATCGTCTGGTACCGGTTCTTCGACTGA